One genomic region from Halococcus qingdaonensis encodes:
- a CDS encoding MBL fold metallo-hydrolase, giving the protein MTSIDRIRLPTPFNVGDVNCYLLPTAELTVIDPGPETADARTALRSGLNERDYSVEDIANVLITHPHMDHFGGARRLANEADARVIAHEDAVERLAAPTGQFEDEQAFFHAFLRSMGMPDDTVRTVLTLPESYTDFQRPVSPDRTVADGERLDVGVTLDCVHTPGHAVGSVCYRLRSENTVFTGDHVLPDITPNPTLTTLPGKSDERTRSLPTYLASLEKLRAVDEAVGYGGHGERMTALQERIDETIAHHHERKEHIAGMVPDSEPGTTAYRLMNELFPELPATEGFVGISEVVGHLDLLDDEGRIDWHETDGVRKCVLAD; this is encoded by the coding sequence GTGACCAGCATCGATCGAATACGGCTGCCGACGCCCTTCAACGTCGGGGATGTCAACTGTTACCTGCTACCGACGGCTGAACTCACCGTGATCGATCCCGGGCCGGAGACAGCCGACGCTCGGACGGCACTCCGCTCGGGTCTGAACGAGCGTGATTACTCCGTCGAAGACATCGCGAACGTTCTCATCACGCACCCACACATGGACCACTTTGGCGGCGCACGGCGGCTCGCCAACGAGGCGGATGCGCGCGTCATCGCCCACGAGGACGCGGTCGAGCGCCTCGCGGCCCCGACCGGCCAGTTCGAGGACGAACAGGCGTTCTTCCACGCATTCTTGCGTTCGATGGGGATGCCCGACGACACCGTCCGGACTGTCCTCACGCTCCCCGAATCGTACACGGATTTCCAGCGTCCGGTCTCACCCGATCGGACGGTCGCCGACGGCGAGCGACTCGATGTCGGCGTCACTCTCGACTGCGTTCACACGCCGGGCCACGCCGTCGGCTCGGTCTGTTATCGGCTCCGAAGCGAGAACACCGTCTTCACCGGCGATCACGTGCTCCCGGACATCACCCCGAACCCGACGCTCACGACACTCCCCGGGAAAAGCGACGAGCGAACACGGAGCCTCCCGACGTATCTCGCGTCGCTCGAAAAACTTCGTGCGGTCGACGAGGCGGTCGGCTACGGTGGCCACGGCGAGCGAATGACGGCTCTCCAGGAACGCATCGACGAGACGATCGCCCACCATCACGAGCGAAAGGAACACATCGCGGGGATGGTTCCCGACTCCGAACCGGGAACCACGGCCTATCGACTGATGAACGAGCTGTTTCCGGAACTGCCCGCGACCGAGGGATTCGTGGGAATCTCCGAGGTCGTCGGCCATCTCGACCTGCTCGACGACGAGGGTCGAATCGACTGGCACGAAACCGACGGGGTCAGAAAATGCGTGCTCGCCGACTGA
- a CDS encoding thiolase family protein, whose protein sequence is MNDPVIVDCVRTPFGADGGVFRDTHPQDLAAAPLRALEERVGFDPATTVDDAAIGCVTAVDKQGSNIGRHATMVAGWGDAVPGFQLNRMCGSGQTTLNLAAASVKSGYRDVMVAGGVEHMTDHAIGDDAGERSETYHELFPVGSETNQFQGAELIADRWDITREDVDSIALDSQRRWKEAWDAGHYDSQVTPVETELDGEDITVEVDEHPRPETDMETLSNLPVLAREEGDGVIHAGNSSGVVDGSAALLVADPDVADDRGWDPMVRIVDTHIVGVSPETILTGPLPATNEILAANDMTGADIDLFECNEAFASVVAAWLQDTDAEWDRTNVWGGAIAHGHPLGATGSMLVTKLAHQLQETGQRYGLSTMCIGLGMGVATIIERV, encoded by the coding sequence ATGAACGATCCTGTTATCGTCGACTGCGTCAGAACGCCGTTCGGGGCGGACGGGGGCGTGTTCCGCGACACGCACCCCCAGGACCTCGCGGCCGCACCGCTACGCGCGCTCGAAGAACGGGTCGGGTTCGATCCCGCGACCACCGTCGACGACGCCGCGATCGGCTGTGTCACCGCCGTCGACAAGCAGGGGAGCAACATCGGTCGGCACGCGACGATGGTCGCCGGCTGGGGCGACGCCGTCCCGGGCTTCCAGCTCAATCGGATGTGTGGCTCGGGCCAGACGACCCTCAACCTCGCCGCTGCGAGCGTGAAGTCGGGCTATCGAGATGTAATGGTCGCCGGCGGCGTCGAGCATATGACCGACCACGCTATCGGAGACGATGCGGGCGAGCGCAGCGAGACCTACCACGAACTGTTCCCCGTCGGCAGCGAGACCAACCAGTTCCAGGGGGCCGAGCTCATCGCCGATCGCTGGGACATCACCCGCGAAGACGTCGACTCGATCGCCCTCGATTCCCAACGCCGCTGGAAGGAAGCCTGGGACGCCGGCCACTACGACAGCCAGGTGACGCCCGTCGAGACCGAACTCGACGGCGAGGACATTACTGTGGAGGTCGACGAACACCCCCGGCCGGAGACCGACATGGAGACGCTCTCGAATCTTCCTGTACTTGCCAGGGAGGAGGGCGACGGCGTCATCCACGCCGGGAACTCCTCGGGCGTCGTCGATGGCTCGGCAGCGCTGCTGGTCGCGGACCCTGACGTCGCCGACGATCGCGGCTGGGACCCGATGGTCCGTATCGTCGATACCCACATCGTCGGGGTCTCGCCAGAGACGATCCTCACTGGGCCGCTACCGGCGACCAACGAGATCCTCGCGGCGAACGACATGACCGGGGCGGACATCGACCTGTTCGAGTGCAACGAGGCGTTCGCGTCGGTCGTCGCGGCGTGGCTCCAGGACACCGACGCCGAGTGGGACCGGACCAACGTCTGGGGCGGGGCGATCGCCCACGGCCACCCGCTCGGTGCGACCGGGAGCATGCTCGTGACGAAACTCGCCCACCAGCTCCAAGAGACTGGCCAGCGCTACGGGCTCTCGACGATGTGTATCGGTCTCGGCATGGGCGTCGCCACCATCATCGAACGAGTGTAG
- a CDS encoding SDR family NAD(P)-dependent oxidoreductase, whose product MDLGISDKTAVVTGGGGRIGSADCEILADEGADVYCLDVDLEGAESVAADLDDVAGSVEAVECDLTDRDGVASTIETIREESGGVDILVNNAAAVDARSKLENYDDDLWDRDVAVNLTGTYNITREVFPAMCERGWGRVMNMTSIAGWLGGFGQASYSATKSALIGFGKTLALEGAQSGVTANIVAPSLAASELADLELEEIEAMDEHMHRIVEMIPMRRAGREEDIANLIAYLSSEQANYITGQLVGVTGGADLFAF is encoded by the coding sequence ATGGATCTCGGAATCAGCGACAAGACCGCCGTCGTCACCGGCGGCGGTGGCCGGATCGGCAGCGCCGACTGTGAGATACTCGCCGACGAAGGCGCGGACGTCTACTGTCTCGATGTCGATCTGGAGGGTGCCGAATCGGTCGCGGCCGACCTCGACGACGTCGCCGGCAGCGTCGAGGCGGTCGAGTGTGATCTCACCGATCGCGATGGCGTCGCCTCGACGATCGAGACGATCCGCGAGGAGAGCGGCGGCGTCGATATCCTCGTCAACAACGCGGCGGCGGTCGACGCGCGCTCGAAGCTCGAGAACTACGACGACGATCTCTGGGACCGCGACGTGGCGGTCAACCTCACCGGGACGTACAACATCACCCGCGAGGTGTTCCCCGCGATGTGCGAGCGCGGCTGGGGCCGGGTCATGAACATGACGTCGATCGCGGGCTGGCTCGGTGGATTCGGCCAAGCCTCCTACTCGGCGACGAAATCCGCGCTCATCGGCTTCGGCAAGACGCTCGCGCTAGAGGGCGCACAGTCGGGTGTCACGGCGAACATCGTCGCGCCGAGTCTCGCGGCGAGCGAGCTCGCCGACCTGGAGTTGGAGGAGATCGAGGCGATGGACGAGCACATGCACCGGATCGTGGAGATGATCCCGATGCGCCGAGCCGGCCGCGAGGAGGACATCGCGAACCTCATCGCCTACCTGTCGAGCGAGCAGGCGAACTACATCACCGGCCAGCTCGTCGGCGTCACCGGCGGTGCGGACCTGTTCGCGTTCTGA
- a CDS encoding thiolase C-terminal domain-containing protein, giving the protein MPWNSDACIVGLGETEYVKQGEMTDRSEFELACEAIENAAGDAGVDIEDVDGFSSYANDRNKGSLVADALGIPEVKFSNKVWGGGGCGGSAAVMNAAMAIESGAAEYVVAYRALCQGQFGRRGQTQGIDYAEGTDAFAHSLGLETPPQMYALPAQRYMHEYDIPQEHLGHVALTSRAHANRNPRAVMHDREMTMEEYMDSPPITDPYKLYDCCLESDGACAVLVTSAENAADLPQPAVEITSAAQGGGPGWGSGILSSHNMPLEDYPTSNAARVADRLFESAGLTPDDIDVAQLYENFTGMVLMTAEDYGFAPRGEAGELFVDGNAIGPDADLPINTSGGNLSEAYIHGFNLVVEAARQVRGTSPTQVDDVEYSLVASGPGVTPHSGLILSPA; this is encoded by the coding sequence ATGCCGTGGAATTCAGACGCATGTATCGTCGGACTCGGCGAGACGGAATATGTCAAACAGGGCGAGATGACCGACCGCAGCGAGTTCGAGCTCGCCTGTGAGGCGATCGAGAACGCCGCCGGGGACGCCGGCGTCGACATCGAGGACGTCGACGGCTTCTCGTCGTACGCGAACGATCGGAACAAGGGCTCGCTCGTCGCCGATGCGCTCGGCATCCCTGAAGTGAAGTTCTCGAACAAGGTCTGGGGCGGCGGTGGCTGTGGCGGCTCCGCCGCGGTGATGAACGCCGCGATGGCCATCGAGTCGGGCGCGGCGGAGTACGTCGTCGCCTACCGCGCGCTCTGTCAGGGCCAGTTCGGCCGTCGTGGCCAGACACAGGGTATCGATTACGCGGAGGGTACCGACGCGTTTGCCCACTCCCTTGGTCTCGAAACGCCGCCGCAGATGTACGCGCTGCCCGCACAGCGCTACATGCACGAATACGACATCCCACAGGAACATTTGGGCCACGTCGCGCTCACCTCGCGCGCCCACGCGAACCGCAACCCGCGGGCCGTAATGCACGACCGCGAGATGACGATGGAGGAGTACATGGATTCGCCGCCGATCACCGACCCGTACAAGCTCTACGACTGCTGTCTCGAAAGCGACGGGGCCTGTGCCGTGCTCGTTACCTCCGCCGAGAACGCTGCCGACCTGCCACAGCCGGCCGTCGAGATCACGTCGGCCGCACAGGGCGGTGGCCCGGGCTGGGGCAGCGGGATCCTCTCCTCGCACAACATGCCGCTTGAGGACTACCCGACCTCGAACGCCGCGCGGGTCGCCGACCGGCTGTTCGAGAGCGCCGGGCTCACGCCCGACGACATCGACGTCGCACAGCTCTACGAGAACTTCACCGGGATGGTGTTGATGACCGCCGAGGACTACGGGTTCGCACCTCGCGGCGAGGCCGGCGAGCTGTTCGTCGACGGCAACGCCATCGGGCCCGACGCCGATCTCCCGATCAACACTTCCGGTGGGAATCTCTCGGAGGCGTACATCCACGGGTTCAACCTCGTCGTCGAAGCCGCCCGGCAAGTCAGAGGTACCTCACCGACGCAGGTCGACGACGTCGAGTACAGCCTCGTCGCCAGCGGGCCGGGCGTGACCCCCCACAGCGGGCTGATCCTCTCGCCCGCGTAG
- a CDS encoding FAS1-like dehydratase domain-containing protein produces the protein MSSENDDVTAIDVATGSFEEAQEWVGRSGDTFFAAEPVNRSMIQFYAALIEDANPSFWDERFAANHWGGVRSPPGLFWTWKMDPEWTPGPETEGDEGEDVSVTDVPLPGGKDTIINTQSKTTIYRPLLVGTQLNWQTSIESVSEEKETRVGTGNFVTEKTTYRDGGGELVAEESNVMLRYSAADEEENTESFDTPFAEGRRAVDVPEGQGPDDPYASIDVGEVSPGDTVEGYEFPVTYTKVVHNAAATRDFSGHHHDPEYTRSRGNETIFLNTMALQGLADRVAVQWAGPEWRIAEREIAIQGTAYAGDELSVGAEVTDVDETEGRIELAVTMDNDGRDVCPSSVALVRDGVK, from the coding sequence ATGAGTTCAGAAAACGACGACGTCACGGCGATCGACGTAGCGACGGGATCGTTCGAGGAAGCACAGGAGTGGGTCGGCCGGTCCGGAGACACGTTCTTTGCCGCAGAACCGGTCAACCGCTCGATGATCCAGTTCTACGCCGCGCTGATCGAGGACGCGAACCCCTCCTTCTGGGACGAGCGCTTCGCGGCGAACCACTGGGGCGGGGTTCGGAGCCCGCCGGGTCTGTTCTGGACCTGGAAGATGGATCCGGAGTGGACACCCGGCCCGGAGACCGAGGGGGACGAGGGTGAGGACGTCTCGGTGACGGACGTGCCGTTGCCGGGCGGGAAGGACACCATCATCAACACGCAGTCGAAGACCACGATCTATCGACCGCTGCTGGTCGGCACGCAGCTGAACTGGCAGACCTCGATCGAGTCCGTGAGCGAGGAGAAGGAGACACGGGTCGGGACGGGCAACTTCGTCACCGAGAAGACGACCTACCGCGACGGCGGCGGCGAACTCGTCGCCGAGGAGTCGAACGTGATGCTCCGTTACAGTGCCGCCGACGAGGAGGAGAACACGGAATCGTTCGATACGCCCTTCGCCGAGGGTCGTCGTGCGGTCGACGTGCCGGAGGGGCAGGGACCCGACGACCCGTACGCATCGATCGACGTCGGCGAGGTCTCGCCAGGCGACACGGTCGAGGGATACGAATTTCCGGTCACGTACACGAAGGTCGTCCACAACGCGGCCGCGACGCGGGACTTCTCGGGCCATCACCACGATCCGGAGTACACCCGCTCACGGGGTAACGAGACGATCTTCCTCAACACGATGGCGCTTCAAGGATTGGCCGACCGGGTGGCGGTGCAGTGGGCCGGCCCGGAGTGGCGGATCGCCGAGCGCGAGATCGCCATCCAGGGGACGGCCTATGCCGGCGACGAACTCTCGGTCGGAGCCGAGGTCACGGACGTCGACGAAACCGAGGGCCGGATCGAGCTCGCCGTGACGATGGACAACGACGGCCGGGACGTCTGTCCGTCGTCGGTCGCGCTCGTCAGGGACGGGGTGAAATAG
- a CDS encoding acyl-CoA dehydrogenase family protein — MDFTLSDEQTQMQESVRDYLESEGGIELARRQMDGEDVVGEVWDGLAEMDYPALSVPLEYGGLGDDLLYLSLLFEEAGRVALPGPLPETLGFTVPLLAELGTDEQKGQFLPAIADGDLRASVALYDDATESLPEAIRMEAEPTDDGYRLDGTKTLVPYAESVDRVVVPARTRQDTGYGGITLFFVDPAAAEAEQLDTLDKTRPLYELTFDGVEVSGARLGPVDGGGDALERAIDRLNVSMCAMLVGGADEAVDRSVEYGKQREQFDKPIGQFQAVKHRIADMWLDTEAARSLTYYAAWAIANDEEDARRAVSAATAYCTEHCGELFEDDIFNHGATGYTWDHDGHIFLKQAKTWANLLGSPTEHRRRIADIRL; from the coding sequence ATGGATTTCACGCTCTCGGACGAACAGACACAGATGCAGGAATCGGTGCGTGACTACCTCGAATCGGAGGGCGGCATCGAACTCGCCCGCCGACAGATGGACGGCGAGGACGTCGTCGGCGAGGTCTGGGACGGTCTCGCGGAGATGGATTACCCCGCATTGAGCGTCCCGCTCGAATACGGTGGCTTGGGTGACGATCTGCTCTACCTCTCGCTACTGTTCGAGGAGGCCGGCCGGGTCGCACTCCCGGGACCGCTGCCCGAGACGCTCGGGTTCACCGTCCCGTTACTCGCGGAACTCGGCACCGACGAGCAGAAAGGGCAGTTCCTGCCGGCGATCGCCGACGGCGATCTCCGTGCGAGCGTCGCACTCTACGACGACGCCACCGAATCGCTCCCCGAAGCCATCCGGATGGAGGCCGAACCCACGGACGACGGCTATCGTCTCGATGGGACGAAGACGCTCGTGCCCTACGCCGAAAGCGTCGATCGAGTGGTCGTGCCCGCTCGAACCCGCCAGGACACCGGCTACGGCGGCATCACGCTGTTCTTCGTCGATCCTGCGGCGGCGGAGGCGGAGCAGCTCGACACGCTCGACAAGACCCGACCGCTGTACGAACTCACCTTCGACGGGGTCGAGGTTTCCGGCGCGCGGCTCGGCCCGGTCGATGGCGGCGGGGACGCGCTCGAACGCGCCATCGATCGTCTCAACGTCTCGATGTGTGCGATGCTCGTCGGCGGGGCCGACGAGGCGGTCGACCGGTCGGTCGAGTACGGCAAGCAGCGCGAGCAGTTCGACAAGCCGATCGGACAGTTCCAGGCCGTCAAACACCGCATCGCCGATATGTGGCTCGACACGGAGGCCGCGCGATCGCTCACCTACTACGCGGCGTGGGCGATCGCGAACGACGAGGAGGACGCACGCCGGGCCGTCTCGGCGGCGACGGCGTACTGCACCGAGCACTGTGGCGAGCTCTTCGAGGACGACATCTTCAACCACGGGGCGACGGGCTACACGTGGGACCACGACGGCCATATCTTCCTCAAACAGGCCAAAACGTGGGCGAACCTCCTCGGCTCGCCGACGGAACATCGCCGACGGATCGCCGACATCCGGCTGTAG
- a CDS encoding Zn-ribbon domain-containing OB-fold protein, which translates to MRGTTREEIFPLPEKGIDTAPFWEACNRHELVVQECADCGERRHPPTPVCPECRSFEVDWADVPGTGEVYTYTTTHYAASPAHEDHTPYNVSTVLLDGTEDIRLITQVVDVDPEAVEIGMPVEVVWEDVNEDTTVPLFRPS; encoded by the coding sequence ATGAGAGGTACTACCAGAGAGGAGATCTTCCCGCTCCCGGAGAAGGGAATCGACACCGCCCCGTTCTGGGAGGCGTGCAACCGACACGAGCTCGTCGTCCAGGAGTGCGCGGACTGTGGCGAGCGCCGGCACCCGCCCACGCCGGTCTGTCCCGAATGTCGCTCGTTCGAGGTCGACTGGGCTGATGTCCCCGGTACGGGCGAGGTCTACACGTACACGACGACCCACTACGCCGCCAGCCCCGCCCACGAGGACCACACCCCCTACAACGTCTCGACCGTCCTGCTCGACGGAACCGAGGATATCCGCCTCATCACGCAGGTCGTCGATGTCGATCCCGAAGCGGTCGAGATCGGCATGCCGGTCGAAGTGGTTTGGGAGGACGTCAACGAAGATACGACGGTCCCGCTGTTCCGTCCCTCCTGA